In Kitasatospora gansuensis, a genomic segment contains:
- a CDS encoding MATE family efflux transporter, translating to MKPAAVTRRRHDREILALAVPAFGALVAEPLFLMADSAIVGHLGTAQLAGLGIATAVLSTVTGVFVFLAYATTAAVARRIGAGDRRAAVQQGIDGIWLALLLSAGVVALTIPFAPQAVDALGASATAAPYAVTYLRISALGIPAVLLVLAATGVLRGLQDTRTPLRVAIAGFAANLLLNLGLVYGAGLGVAGSAWGTVLAQTGMAAVYVLVVVRGARREGAGLRPDLPGIRACAKAGGPLLVRTLSLRGVLMVATAVAATLGDVEVAAHQIAMTIWVFLAFVLDAIAIAGQAIIGRYLGAADVPGTRAATRRMIEWGLLVGVLLGLLLVLTRPLYVPLFSTDPVVRQQLSDILLLVALTEPVAGVVFVLDGVLMGAGDGRYLAWAGVGTFVVFAPVALLVPTLGGGLAALWWAMNLFMLCRAAFLCLRVRTGHWLVTGAVRS from the coding sequence ATGAAACCCGCCGCCGTCACCCGCCGCCGACACGACCGGGAGATCCTCGCCCTGGCGGTCCCCGCGTTCGGCGCCCTGGTCGCCGAACCGCTCTTCCTGATGGCCGACTCCGCCATCGTCGGCCACCTCGGCACCGCCCAGCTGGCCGGTCTCGGCATCGCCACCGCCGTGCTCTCCACCGTCACCGGCGTGTTCGTCTTCCTGGCGTACGCGACCACCGCCGCGGTGGCCCGCCGGATCGGCGCGGGCGACCGCCGGGCCGCCGTCCAGCAGGGCATCGACGGCATCTGGCTGGCGCTGCTGCTGTCGGCCGGCGTGGTCGCGCTCACCATCCCGTTCGCCCCGCAGGCGGTGGACGCGCTCGGCGCCTCGGCGACCGCCGCCCCGTACGCCGTCACCTACCTGCGGATCAGCGCCCTGGGCATCCCGGCGGTGCTGCTGGTGCTGGCCGCCACCGGCGTCCTGCGCGGCCTGCAGGACACCCGCACCCCGCTCCGGGTGGCGATCGCCGGCTTCGCGGCCAACCTGCTGCTGAACCTCGGCCTGGTGTACGGGGCCGGGCTAGGCGTGGCCGGCTCGGCCTGGGGCACCGTGCTGGCACAGACCGGGATGGCCGCGGTGTACGTGCTGGTGGTGGTCCGCGGCGCCCGCCGGGAGGGGGCCGGGCTGCGGCCCGACCTGCCCGGCATCCGGGCCTGCGCCAAGGCCGGCGGCCCGCTGCTGGTCCGTACGCTCAGCCTGCGCGGGGTGCTGATGGTGGCCACGGCGGTGGCGGCCACCCTCGGCGACGTCGAGGTGGCGGCCCATCAGATCGCCATGACCATCTGGGTGTTCCTGGCCTTCGTGCTGGACGCGATCGCGATCGCCGGGCAGGCCATCATCGGCCGCTACCTGGGCGCCGCCGACGTGCCGGGCACCCGGGCGGCCACCCGCCGGATGATCGAGTGGGGCCTGCTGGTGGGGGTCCTGCTCGGCCTGCTGCTGGTGCTCACCCGCCCGCTGTACGTACCGCTGTTCAGCACCGACCCGGTGGTCCGGCAGCAGCTCTCGGACATCCTGCTGCTGGTCGCGCTGACCGAGCCGGTGGCCGGGGTGGTGTTCGTGCTGGACGGGGTGCTGATGGGCGCCGGGGACGGCCGCTACCTGGCCTGGGCGGGCGTCGGCACCTTCGTGGTGTTCGCCCCGGTGGCACTGCTGGTCCCGACGCTGGGCGGCGGTCTGGCGGCGCTCTGGTGGGCGATGAACCTGTTCATGCTGTGCCGGGCGGCGTTCCTCTGCCTCCGGGTCAGGACCGGGCACTGGCTGGTCACCGGCGCCGTCCGGAGCTGA
- the rplI gene encoding 50S ribosomal protein L9, producing MKIILTHEVPGLGSAGEVVEVKDGYARNFLVPRGFAIRWTKGGQKDVDAIRRARKIHSIQTLEAATAVKGQLEGLQVKLAVRSGDAGRLFGSVTQADVVAAVKAAGGPAVDKRAVAIASPIKTVGTHKVSVKLHADVQANLDVAVVAA from the coding sequence ATGAAGATCATCCTCACTCACGAGGTCCCCGGCCTCGGCAGTGCCGGTGAGGTCGTCGAGGTCAAGGACGGCTACGCCCGCAACTTCCTGGTCCCGCGTGGCTTCGCCATCCGCTGGACCAAGGGCGGCCAGAAGGACGTGGACGCGATCCGTCGCGCCCGCAAGATCCACTCGATCCAGACCCTCGAGGCCGCGACCGCGGTCAAGGGTCAGCTCGAGGGCCTTCAGGTCAAGCTGGCCGTTCGCTCCGGCGACGCCGGCCGCCTGTTCGGCTCGGTGACCCAGGCCGACGTCGTGGCTGCCGTCAAGGCTGCCGGCGGCCCGGCCGTGGACAAGCGCGCTGTCGCGATCGCCTCGCCGATCAAGACCGTGGGCACCCACAAGGTCTCGGTCAAGCTGCACGCCGACGTCCAGGCCAACCTCGACGTCGCCGTCGTCGCTGCCTGA
- the rpsR gene encoding 30S ribosomal protein S18, translating to MAKPPARKPKKKVCVFCKDKVNYVDYKDTNLLRKFISDRGKIRARRVTGNCTQHQRDVATAVKNSREMALLPYTSTTR from the coding sequence ATGGCGAAGCCGCCTGCTCGCAAGCCTAAGAAGAAGGTTTGCGTCTTCTGCAAGGACAAGGTCAACTACGTTGACTACAAGGACACGAACTTGCTCCGCAAGTTCATCTCCGACCGCGGGAAGATCCGCGCCCGCCGGGTCACCGGCAACTGCACCCAGCACCAGCGCGACGTCGCCACGGCCGTGAAGAACAGCCGTGAGATGGCGCTGCTGCCCTACACCTCCACCACGCGCTAA
- a CDS encoding single-stranded DNA-binding protein, giving the protein MAGETVITLVGNLVDDPELRFTPSGAAVAKFRIASTPRTFDRQTNEWKDGESLFLTCNVWRQPAENVAESLQRGMRVIVQGRLRQRSYETKEGEKRTVFEVEVDEVGPSLRSATAKVTRANRSGGPGGGSGFSGGGQQGGGGQGGSWGGSGGSGGGQGGGNWGGNSGGGQSAPSDDPWASSAPAPGGNQGGGGGWGAPAGGGFSEEPPF; this is encoded by the coding sequence ATGGCAGGCGAGACCGTCATTACCCTCGTCGGCAATCTCGTCGACGACCCCGAGCTGCGCTTCACCCCGTCGGGTGCGGCGGTCGCGAAGTTCCGTATCGCGTCCACCCCGCGCACGTTCGATCGTCAGACCAACGAGTGGAAGGACGGCGAGAGCCTCTTCCTCACGTGCAACGTCTGGCGTCAGCCGGCGGAGAACGTGGCCGAGTCGCTGCAGCGCGGCATGCGCGTGATCGTGCAGGGCCGACTGCGCCAGCGGTCTTACGAGACCAAGGAAGGCGAGAAGCGGACGGTCTTCGAGGTCGAGGTCGACGAGGTCGGTCCCAGCCTGCGTTCGGCGACCGCCAAGGTCACCCGCGCCAACCGCTCCGGCGGTCCTGGTGGCGGCAGTGGCTTCAGCGGCGGCGGCCAGCAGGGTGGCGGCGGCCAGGGCGGTTCCTGGGGCGGCTCCGGCGGCTCCGGTGGCGGCCAGGGTGGCGGCAACTGGGGTGGCAACTCCGGTGGCGGCCAGTCCGCTCCGTCCGACGACCCGTGGGCTTCCAGCGCTCCGGCCCCTGGTGGAAACCAGGGTGGCGGCGGCGGTTGGGGTGCCCCGGCCGGTGGCGGCTTCTCGGAAGAGCCCCCGTTCTAA
- the rpsF gene encoding 30S ribosomal protein S6, with the protein MRHYELMLILDPSVEERAVAPLIENFLNVVRTGGGKVEKIDTWGRRRLAYEINKQSEGIYSVIDLKATPEVVKELDRQLSLSESVLRTKVLRPDTH; encoded by the coding sequence ATGCGTCACTACGAGCTGATGCTCATCCTCGACCCTTCGGTCGAGGAGCGCGCTGTCGCCCCGCTGATCGAGAACTTCCTCAACGTTGTCCGCACCGGTGGCGGCAAGGTCGAGAAGATCGACACCTGGGGTCGTCGTCGCCTGGCGTACGAGATCAACAAGCAGTCCGAGGGCATCTACTCGGTCATCGACCTGAAGGCCACGCCTGAGGTCGTCAAGGAGCTCGACCGCCAGCTCAGCCTGAGCGAGTCGGTTCTGCGGACCAAGGTCCTGCGCCCGGACACCCACTGA
- a CDS encoding lipid II:glycine glycyltransferase FemX translates to MSLRLRTITREEHLAFIRTRPSASHMQVPSWGDVKSEWRTESIGWLDESDQLVGAGLVLYRQLPKLKRYLAYLPEGPVIDWFDRDLGRWLDPMLAHLKSQGAFSVKMGPPVVIRRWNAPTIKEAIAGGQAKRLRDLEPDWYEPRAFELAERLRKSGWLQGEDGGAGFGDVQPRYVFQVPLANRSLDDVQKGFNQLWRRNIKKAEKSGVEVVQGGYEDLAVFHKLYVVTAERDHFTPRPLSYFQQMWTALTAEDPNRMRLYLAYHEGEPLAATTMLTVGEHVWYSYGASANHKREVKPSNAIQWRMMRDSYALGGSIYDLRGISDTLDEDDHLFGLIQFKVGTGGQAAEYVGEWDFPLNKLLHKALDIYMSRR, encoded by the coding sequence ATGAGCCTGCGCCTGAGGACGATCACCCGTGAGGAACACCTGGCGTTCATCCGGACGCGCCCGTCCGCCAGCCACATGCAGGTGCCGTCCTGGGGCGACGTCAAGTCCGAGTGGCGCACCGAGAGCATCGGCTGGCTCGACGAGTCCGACCAGCTGGTCGGGGCCGGCCTGGTGCTCTACCGCCAGCTGCCCAAGCTGAAGCGCTACCTGGCCTACCTGCCCGAGGGCCCGGTGATCGACTGGTTCGACCGGGACCTGGGCCGGTGGCTCGACCCGATGCTGGCGCACCTCAAGTCGCAGGGCGCCTTCTCGGTGAAGATGGGCCCCCCGGTGGTGATCCGCCGGTGGAACGCGCCCACCATCAAGGAGGCGATCGCGGGCGGGCAGGCCAAGCGCCTGCGCGACCTGGAGCCGGACTGGTACGAGCCGCGCGCCTTCGAGCTGGCCGAGCGGCTGCGCAAGTCCGGCTGGCTGCAGGGCGAGGACGGCGGCGCGGGCTTCGGCGACGTGCAGCCCCGGTACGTGTTCCAGGTGCCGCTGGCCAACCGCTCGCTGGACGACGTGCAGAAGGGCTTCAACCAGCTCTGGCGCCGGAACATCAAGAAGGCCGAGAAGAGCGGCGTCGAGGTGGTCCAGGGCGGCTACGAGGACCTCGCGGTCTTCCACAAGCTGTACGTGGTGACCGCCGAGCGGGACCACTTCACGCCCCGACCGCTCTCCTACTTCCAGCAGATGTGGACGGCGCTCACCGCCGAGGACCCGAACCGGATGCGGCTCTACCTGGCGTACCACGAGGGCGAACCGCTGGCCGCCACCACCATGCTGACGGTCGGTGAGCACGTCTGGTACTCCTACGGCGCCTCGGCCAACCACAAGCGCGAGGTCAAGCCGTCCAACGCGATCCAGTGGCGGATGATGCGGGACTCCTACGCCCTCGGCGGGAGCATCTACGACCTGCGCGGGATCAGCGACACGCTCGACGAGGACGACCACCTGTTCGGGCTGATCCAGTTCAAGGTCGGCACCGGCGGCCAGGCCGCCGAGTACGTCGGCGAGTGGGACTTCCCGCTCAACAAGCTGCTGCACAAGGCGCTGGACATCTACATGTCCCGCCGCTGA